The following coding sequences lie in one Zingiber officinale cultivar Zhangliang chromosome 2B, Zo_v1.1, whole genome shotgun sequence genomic window:
- the LOC122046792 gene encoding ER-phagy receptor 1-like, with amino-acid sequence MSDLRAICRPYAAITSIYSYRGQGGLAFSPSAPARKSDLQILTPCHASSPFVLEDHARMGSRASSRRTLTRVSDWKSEKSPYETLELERDADEENVKAAYRRLAKFYHPDVYDGRGTLERGETAEARFIKIQAAYELLIDEGKRRQYDKDHRANPMKASQAWMEWLMKKRKAFDQRGDMAIAAWAEQRRHEMNQRARRLSRSKIDPDEERKILAREKKSSMEYFSSTLKRHTLVLRKRDLMRKKAEEDNKRVIAQLLAAEGLELDTDDDDEVV; translated from the exons ATGAGCGATCTGAGGGCGATCTGCCGCCCCTACGCCGCCATCACCTCGATCTACAGCTACAGAGGCCAAGGAGGCCTCGCATTCTCTCCCTCCGCCCCCGCCCGGAAGTCTGATCTCCAGATCCTGACACCCTGCCATGCTTCGTCGCCGTTCGTGCTCGAGGACCACGCCAGGATGGGGTCGCGCGCCAGCTCCAGGCGGACGCTCACCAGAGTCTCTGACTGGAAATCGGAAAAATCTCCATACGAAACCCTCG AGCTGGAAAGGGATGCTGATGAAGAGAACGTAAAGGCTGCTTACAGAAGATTGGCCAAGTTCTATCACCCAGATG TCTATGATGGAAGAGGAACCCTCGAGCGAGGAGAAACAGCTGAAGCTCGATTTATCAAAATCCAAGCTGCTTATGAACTTCTAATAGATGAAGGGAAAAGAAGGCAATATGACAAAGATCACCGAGCCAATCCTATGAAG GCTTCTCAGGCATGGATGGAGTGGCTAATGAAAAAGCGAAAAGCATTCGATCAACGGGGAGATATGGCAATTGCTGCTTGGGCGGAACAACGGCGGCACGAGATGAACCAACGAGCACGGAGGCTCTCCCGATCTAAG ATTGATCCTGATGAAGAGAGGAAGATATTAGCCAGGGAAAAGAAGTCGTCGATGGAGTATTTCTCCAGCACCCTGAAGAGACACACATTAGTGTTGAGGAAGAGAGATTTGATGCGGAAAAAGGCAGAGGAAGACAACAAAAGGGTAATCGCTCAACTTCTAGCTGCAGAAGGTCTTGAACTAGACACAGATGACGATGATGAAGTTGTATGA